A genomic region of Papaver somniferum cultivar HN1 chromosome 7, ASM357369v1, whole genome shotgun sequence contains the following coding sequences:
- the LOC113295552 gene encoding ATP-dependent DNA helicase PIF1-like: MIKVPEEMVIPWVSDASLSELINATFPNLVENSRDRDYMVNRALITPLNEYVEKLNDRVLQIFPGKEVLFYSFDSVDDNTHGLYKQEYLNNIAPGGLPSHILKLKIGAPIMFLRNVDAKNGLCNGTRLIIKEFFPSCIDAVIISGNYIGTRVFIHRMPLEPPENLKLPYKFKRKQFPIRLCFAFTVNKAQGQTIENTCIFFPEHVFGHGQLYVVLSRGVSSSNTKVLMAKGTIAKKKGTYTKNVVYKEVFLS, translated from the coding sequence ATGATAAAGGTTCCGGAAGAGATGGTCATACCATGGGTTAGTGATGCTTCTTTGTCTGAGCTTATAAATGCAACATTTCCAAACTTGGTGGAAAATTCCAGAGATAGAGACTACATGGTCAATAGGGCATTGATCACACCATTGAACGAGTACGTCGAGAAGCTTAATGACCGAGTACTTCAAATCTTTCCTGGAAAAGAGGTTTTATTCTACTCATTTGATTCTGTGGACGACAATACTCACGGTCTTTACAAACAAGAATACTTGAACAACATTGCTCCAGGGGGATTGCCATCACATATTTTGAAATTGAAGATCGGTGCGCCTATTATGTTTTTACGGAATGTTGATGCAAAAAATGGTCTATGTAATGGTACAAGGTTAATAATCAAAGAATTCTTCCCAAGCTGTATTGATGCGGTTATTATTAGTGGGAACTATATAGGTACACGAGTTTTTATTCACAGGATGCCACTGGAGCCACCTGAGAATCTGAAGCTCCCGTACAAGTTTAAGCGTAAACAGTTTCCGATCCGTTTGTGTTTCGCCTTTACAGTCAACAAGGCGCAGGGGCAAACGATCGAAAAcacatgtattttttttcctgaGCATGTGTTCGGCCATGGTCAACTGTACGTTGTTCTCTCGAGAGGAGTATCAAGTAGCAACACGAAAGTATTAATGGCTAAAGGCACAATTGCAAAGAAGAAGGGAACGTACACGAAAAATGTTGTGTATAAAGAAGTCTTTCTGTCTTAG
- the LOC113295551 gene encoding uncharacterized protein LOC113295551, with translation MIFYREPKGFCCSDGKVVLPFVPPPVELLEMYEDQLEVGEHFRRKLADNREGVYTFRVQGDIYHKIGSLLPPVVENETDPPITVRPRYIQMYIYDIDNDIDWRMEEDGADLNREVMEKLRIILDTHNRFVHVIRPLAQREDIQRCRLVIKEQPATEKQYTLPTSSQVATIVVEGDGSAKPGERDIVVRTIEGKLLFIQETSGCYDPLQYPLLFPYRSYGWNQNSMDENGRQFTCLEYYSYMLQIRSNDASLLLRGGRLLQQYAVDNWVRIDLSRLRWLSNHQEEIRAEFHQGIQDARTAGETSAKNFGQRKVLPSSYMGSPRYTYQRYQDAMALVQKYGNPDLFITMTCNPLWDEIVSNLGPGQSASDRPDLTTRVFRAKLEELKEDLFTKSIFGRVAAHVHVFEFQKRGLPHVYMLIIFRDEDKLQGPDDYDKIVRAKIPNPEEEPELHECVKKWMIHSPCGSKCTRDEICSSVESVKYLYKYVYKGPDYVSFGVQPVDHDEITRYINAIWVCSQEALLKIFRFPLYKVYPSVVRLQIHLPNQQSVRYYDYQMLDEILSDERNLRTTLTEFFVTNARDPRARELLYREFIKCYCWDTKTKEWRRRRSTQKAIRRVYTVPSCAGERAAEKLGLLENDRSARASLAEAATVKMPSALRRQFFSILHFCNPTGVRELWDEFFNNMVDDYSSSSNTSSTLLSDRLLRELNLILKQHDKDISMYDLPPIVGTLGKEVEILSLIQEELSIPISDEDLSSVQKLNEDQSRAYNTIMGAIERKETTATSGIAATTLPGGRTSHSRFHLPMTPTSTSTCRTKKQTEEAELLRHSTVLMWDEAMMAHRYSLEAFDRMMRDIIGIAEPFGGKILIMGGDFRQVLPVIPRSTRGQTVDACLSRSHFVGNVHVLRLKKNMGAVEDASYSEFLICVGDGDNLALLMR, from the exons ATGATTTTTTATCGTGAACCAAAAGGTTTTTGTTGTTCAGATGGGAAAGTTGTTTTACCGTTTGTTCCACCCCCTGTTGAGCTTTTGGAGATGTATGAAGATCAACTTGAAGTTGGGGAACACTTTCGGAG AAAATTAGCTGATAATAGAGAAGGTGTTTATACATTTCGTGTTCAAGGTGATATCTACCATAAAATAGGAAGTCTTCTACCCCCTGTGGTTGAAAATGAAACAGACCCTCCAATAACAGTTcgtccaagatatatacaaatgtatATTTATGATATAGATAACGATATTGATTGGAGGATGGAAGAAGATGGTGCCGATCTAAACAGGGAGGTGATGGAGAAGTTGAGGATAATTTTGGATACACATAATAGGTTCGTGCATGTAATCAGGCCGCTTGCACAACGAGAAGACATCCAAAGATGTAGATTGGTCATTAAAGAACAACCTGCGACCGAGAAGCAGTACACGCTTCCAACTTCTTCACAAGTCGCCACAATTGTAGTTGAAGGAGATGGATCTGCTAAACCTGGAGAGCGAGACATTGTAGTACGAACAATAGAAGGAAAGTTGTTATTTATCCAAGAAACATCGGGTTGTTATGATCCTCTTCAATATCCACTTTTGTTTCCATACAGGAGTTATGGATGGAACCAGAATAGTATGGACGAGAACGGTAGACAGTTTACATGCCTTGAGTACTACTCCTACATGCTACAG ATTCGAAGTAATGACGCGTCGCTTCTTCTTCGAGGTGGAAGACTACTACAACAATATGCAGTGGATAATTGGGTGAGGATTGATTTGTCTAGACTTAGATGGTTATCTAATCATCAAGAAGAGATAAGAGCTGAATTTCATCAAGGTATACAAGATGCACGAACGGCCGGCGAAACCAGTGCAA AGAATTTTGGTCAAAGGAAAGTGCTTCCTTCCTCATACATGGGCAGCCCCCGTTACACGTACCAGCGGTATCAGGATGCAATGGCATTGGTGCAAAAATACGGTAATCCCGATTTGTTCATTACAATGACTTGTAACCCACTCTGGGATGAAATCGTGTCCAACCTAGGACCGGGTCAATCTGCATCGGATAGACCCGATCTGACTACAAGGGTGTTCCGTGCAAAGCTTGAAGAGTTAAAGGAAGATCTTTTTACCAAGTCAATATTTGGCAGAGTAGCTGCCCATGTGCATGTTTTTGAGTTTCAAAAAAGGGGTCTTCCTCATGTTTATATGTTAATTATATTTAGGGACGAAGACAAATTACAAGGTCCCGATGATTATGACAAGATAGTGAGAGCAAAAATACCTAACCCTGAGGAAGAGCCAGAACTACACGAGTGTGTGAAAAAGTGGATGATTCACAGTCCATGTGGTAGTAAGTGCACGAGAGATG AAATTTGTAGCAGTGTAGAGAGTGTTAAATATCTTTACAAGTATGTGTACAAGGGTCCGGATTATGTATCTTTTGGAGTGCAGCCAGTAGACCATGACGAGATAACAAGGTACATTAATGCAATATGGGTTTGTTCCCAAGAGGCACTGTTGAAGATCTTTAGATTTCCTCTTTACAAGGTTTATCCTTCGGTAGTGAGATTACAGATACACCTTCCCAACCAACAGAGTGTCAGGTACTATGATTACCAAATGTTAGATGAAATTTTGTCTGACGAAAGGAATTTGAGAACAACTTTGACAGAATTCTTTGTGACAAATGCTCGCGATCCTAGAGCGAGGGAGCTGTTATACCGTGAATTTATTAAATGTTACTGTTGGGATACAAAAACAAAAGAGTGGAGAAGGAGACGAAGTACACAGAAGGCGATAAGAAGGGTTTATACAGTACCTTCATGTGCAGGAGAG AGAGCTGCCGAAAAACTGGGACTCTTAGAGAATGATCGGAGTGCGAGAGCGTCTTTAGCTGAAGCAGCAACAGTCAAGATGCCGTCTGCTCTGAGAAGACAATTTTTCTCTATCTTGCACTTTTGTAATCCGACGGGCGTGAGAGAGTTATGGGATGAATTTTTCAATAACATGGTTGATGATTACTCGAGTTCAAGCAATACAAGCTCGACACTCTTATCAGATCGTCTTCTTCGTGAGTTGAATTTGATACTTAAGCAGCACGATAAAGATATATCCATGTATGATCTACCGCCGATTGTTGGAACATTGGGTAAGGAAGTTGAGATTTTGAGTCTGATTCAAGAGGAGTTGTCGATTCCTATATCCGACGAAGATCTTTCTTCTGTCCAAAAGTTGAATGAAGACCAGTCTAGGGCCTACAATACAATCATGGGAGCAATTGAGAGAAAGGAAA CAACAGCCACGTCGGGAATAGCTGCTACTACGCTACCTGGTGGGAGGACATCACACTCAAGATTTCATCTTCCGATGACACCGACATCAACTTCAACGTGTCGTACGAAGAAACAAACTGAGGAAGCTGAACTTTTGAGGCATTCTACCGTCCTTATGTGGGATGAAGCTATGATGGCGCATCGCTATTCTTTAGAGGCATTTGATCGGATGATGAGAGATATCATAGGGATTGCTGAACCATTTGGTGGAAAGATTTTAATCATGGGAGGTGATTTCCGCCAGGTACTACCAGTGATTCCAAGGAGTACAAGGGGACAGACAGTCGATGCATGTCTTAGCAGGTCACATTTTGTGGGAAATGTACATGTTCTGCgtctgaagaagaatatgggCGCGGTCGAGGATGCATCTTATTCTGAGTTTTTGATTTGTGTTGGTGACGGCGATAACCTTGCGTTGCTAATGAGATGA